The following are encoded together in the Monodelphis domestica isolate mMonDom1 chromosome 5, mMonDom1.pri, whole genome shotgun sequence genome:
- the LOC100011050 gene encoding LOW QUALITY PROTEIN: retinol dehydrogenase 16 (The sequence of the model RefSeq protein was modified relative to this genomic sequence to represent the inferred CDS: deleted 1 base in 1 codon) has translation MAQDMWLYLAVLVGLYFLFRWLRERQVVSNLGDKYVFITGCDSGFGNLLAKQLDLRGLRVLAACLSEEGAQRLRRATSERVETVILDVTKTESITAAAQWVKERVGNKGLWGLVNNAGISMPTAPNDWLTKEDFLRVINVNLIGLIEVTLSLLSLVRKAKGRIVNVSSIMGRLSLFGGGYCISKYGVEAFSDSLRRELYHSGVRIAMIEPGFFKTNITNLELFKENFQSLWEQLDPEVRQHYGQKFFDAYMRSTVDMQALCKEDLSLVTNCMQHALTSRHPRSRYSAGWDAKLFYLPCRIFPLSYLPTALADFLIMWNYPKPSPTR, from the exons ATGGCCCAGG ATATGTGGCTCTATCTGGCTGTCCTCGTTGGTCTCTACTTTCTCTTTCGCTGGCTCCGGGAGAGACAGGTGGTGAGTAACCTTGGGGACAAATATGTCTTCATTACTGGCTGTGACTCTGGATTTGGGAACCTGCTGGCCAAGCAGCTGGACCTTCGAGGCCTGAGGGTGCTGGCGGCCTGTTTGTCGGAGGAAGGGGCACAGCGGCTGAGGCGGGCGACTTCAGAGAGGGTAGAAACAGTGATCCTGGATGTAACCAAGACTGAGAGCATCACCGCTGCTGCCCAGTGGGTGAAGGAACGAGTGGGAAATAAAG GGCTCTGGGGCCTCGTCAATAATGCTGGCATCTCCATGCCCACTGCCCCCAACGACTGGCTGACCAAAGAAGACTTCCTGCGAGTGATAAATGTGAACCTGATCGGGCTGATCGAGGTGACGCTGAGTCTGCTGTCCTTGGTGAGGAAGGCCAAGGGCAGGATCGTCAATGTATCCAGCATCATGGGCCGCTTGTCTCTCTTTGGAGGCGGCTACTGCATTTCTAAGTATGGCGTAGAAGCTTTCTCTGACAGTCTCAG GCGGGAACTCTACCACTCTGGGGTGAGGATCGCCATGATTGAGCCTGGCTTCTTCAAGACCAACATCACCAACTTGGAGCTTTTCAAGGAGAACTTCCAGTCCTTGTGGGAGCAACTGGACCCTGAAGTCAGGCAGCACTACGGCCAGAAGTTTTTTGATGCCT ACATGCGTTCTACGGTGGACATGCAGGCTCTGTGCAAAGAAGACCTGTCCCTGGTGACCAACTGCATGCAGCACGCCTTGACCTCTCGCCATCCGCGCAGCCGGTACTCGGCGGGCTGGGACGCCAAGCTGTTCTACCTC CCTTGTCGTATTTTCCCCTTGTCGTATTTGCCCACCGCCCTCGCCGACTTCCTTATCATGTGGAATTACCCCAAGCCTTCCCCCACCCGCTGA